The following are from one region of the Acidobacteriota bacterium genome:
- a CDS encoding efflux RND transporter periplasmic adaptor subunit: MTKNRFLSRTGVAVAICATLLSMSCSKKDPATEAAIVPEVTVTVVHKAPLNDSLRVSGNLSALPNRDAKVSAVVPGRIAEVLVAEGAQVQANQELAKLDNPSLHDQMRQAEAAVAQAKANVENARVSAERVAGLFERGIAARKEIEDARTLLAVNESLLKNAEAALSAAQTQVARSVLRAPFAGTVVHRFLGVGEQVDGTSNQPVVEVAQIDPLELLGTVPGSRLSTIKANVDLSFQTPEVPGVTFQAKVADVLPAVDPATGNGTVRIRIKNSRNLLKLGMFISIDLPVSESAHVLVIPRQAVYPDEAGEPHVYKVSGEDAAFVPVKVGTQTKDQVQILDGIQEGETIILAGGYGLPEKAKVRVKP, translated from the coding sequence TTGACTAAGAATCGTTTCCTTTCGCGAACCGGAGTTGCCGTAGCGATCTGCGCGACGCTGCTGTCAATGAGTTGTAGCAAGAAGGATCCTGCGACCGAGGCTGCAATTGTGCCGGAGGTCACGGTCACGGTTGTCCACAAGGCTCCTCTGAACGATAGTTTGCGAGTGAGCGGGAATCTGTCGGCATTGCCGAATCGTGACGCGAAGGTCTCCGCTGTCGTGCCGGGACGCATCGCGGAAGTGCTGGTGGCGGAAGGAGCGCAGGTTCAGGCAAATCAAGAACTGGCGAAACTCGATAACCCGTCCCTGCACGACCAGATGCGGCAGGCGGAAGCCGCGGTCGCACAAGCCAAAGCCAACGTCGAGAATGCCCGCGTGTCTGCGGAACGTGTTGCAGGACTATTTGAGCGTGGCATCGCAGCCCGGAAGGAAATTGAAGATGCGCGAACTCTGTTGGCGGTCAACGAGTCGCTTCTGAAAAATGCCGAGGCGGCGCTCTCGGCCGCGCAGACGCAGGTTGCAAGATCGGTGCTGCGCGCGCCTTTTGCAGGCACCGTCGTCCACCGTTTCCTGGGAGTGGGCGAACAAGTGGATGGGACCAGCAACCAACCGGTCGTGGAAGTCGCTCAAATTGATCCGCTCGAACTGTTGGGCACGGTACCAGGCTCGCGCCTTTCCACGATCAAGGCGAATGTCGATCTCAGCTTTCAGACTCCAGAAGTTCCCGGTGTTACATTCCAGGCAAAAGTAGCCGACGTGCTTCCCGCGGTCGATCCGGCGACGGGCAACGGAACGGTGCGGATTCGAATCAAGAACAGCCGCAATCTGCTCAAGTTGGGAATGTTTATCTCGATCGACCTACCGGTCTCTGAGAGCGCTCATGTTCTGGTGATCCCCCGCCAGGCTGTGTATCCCGACGAAGCAGGTGAGCCTCATGTCTATAAAGTGAGTGGTGAGGATGCTGCGTTCGTGCCTGTCAAGGTAGGCACGCAGACAAAAGATCAGGTGCAGATTCTGGACGGGATTCAGGAGGGCGAGACCATCATCCTGGCTGGCGGCTACGGTCTTCCGGAAAAGGCCAAAGTACGCGTGAAGCCATGA